In Zingiber officinale cultivar Zhangliang chromosome 1A, Zo_v1.1, whole genome shotgun sequence, a genomic segment contains:
- the LOC122012585 gene encoding uncharacterized protein LOC122012585 — MASFAGGAASLLFSVFFLLAASASARPGVPFHPFNAHIVTYTISTTGDHHVSRSVSILRIITPARTFDADPHSAMNRRPEFLSSSREVARPDPAAFGFSSLRERAKDILVVVIGLLFGVGCGALTAATMYLAWSLVTYRYEIFGSDAYSDEEEEMDESPKKAGYAKIPATDISVKEGYEHN; from the coding sequence ATGGCTTCCTTCGCCGGTGGTGCCGCTTCTCTCCTCTTCTCCGTTTTCTTCCTTCTcgccgcctccgcctccgcccGTCCTGGCGTCCCCTTCCACCCATTCAACGCCCACATCGTCACCTacaccatctccacaaccggtgACCACCATGTTTCCAGGTCCGTCTCCATTTTACGCATCATCACCCCCGCCCGCACCTTCGACGCCGATCCCCACTCCGCGATGAACAGACGGCCGGAGTTCCTTTCTTCTAGCCGCGAGGTTGCCCGCCCCGATCCGGCAGCCTTCGGGTTTAGCTCCCTTCGCGAACGCGCCAAGGATATCCTCGTAGTTGTCATCGGCCTCCTCTTCGGGGTTGGCTGCGGCGCCCTCACCGCCGCTACCATGTACCTGGCATGGTCCCTCGTCACCTACCGGTACGAGATCTTCGGATCTGATGCGTACAGCGACGAGGAGGAGGAGATGGACGAGAGCCCCAAAAAGGCAGGCTACGCCAAGATCCCTGCTACTGAcatctcggtcaaggaagggtatGAACACAATTAG